A segment of the Synechococcus sp. MEDNS5 genome:
AACACGGCTCCCACAAACGGCGCAGTGGCGAATAGCACGGCTTCCCGTGCCGCTCCGAGCTGACGCAGCGCGATCAGATCCAGCCAGATCGAGATGCCGTAGCCCAGTGCTCCAATCACCAGTAACGCGAGGCTGCTCCGCATCGGAGGGAAGGATTGCTGGAACACGGCTGACATCACCAGCAGTGGTATTGAGGCTCCCAGGGCTTTGATGCAGGAGATCTGCAGAGGATCACGCAGGCTCAGGGCCTGGCTGAGGTTGTTGTCCAGCCCCCAGGCCAGGCAGGCCAGGGCGATCAACACCACGCCGCCAAGAGAACCGCCATCCAGGTGGCCTCCGCTCAGGATTAAGGCTCCGGCCAGGGTGAGTGCGGCCGCGACGAACCCGCGTCGACCCAGGTGCTCGCGGCCGATCAGAACCGCCACGATCAGCGTGAACAGGGATTCCAGATTCAGCAGCAGCGACCCTGTCGCGGGGGAGAGCCGTTCAAGCCCCAGCACCAGGCAGAGGGGGCCGACCACTCCCCCCAGAAGCGTGAGCAGTGCCAGGCTCGGCCAGTCGGAGGGCTGAACCGGAGTTTCCTCCGCGCTCGGGCTTGCCTTTGCGCGGGATCGCAAGTGTTGCAGCGGCAGCAGAACGGCACTGGCTCCGAGGTAGAGCAGGGCGGTGACGGCCAGGGGACCACCCTCAGAGGCCAGCCCCGCGATCAAGGGAGCACTACAGCCGAAGAGCACGGCGGCCAGCAGTCCGGTCCAGTAGCGACGCATGCTCTTCCGGTGACCTCATCACCATGCCAAAAGCTGCTGAGAAGTGAAGTGGTGGATTTCAGCAATCGCTGCTAAGAAATCTTTAATTGAAATCTGCACATGCTTGGTCGTCGTTGGTCAATCGCTGCTGCTGCGGTTCTTGGGGCAAGCGCTCTGGCCCCCCTGCCTGCGTCCTCGGATCCTGTCGTGCAGGTGTTCAACGCCATGGTC
Coding sequences within it:
- a CDS encoding DMT family transporter, whose protein sequence is MRRYWTGLLAAVLFGCSAPLIAGLASEGGPLAVTALLYLGASAVLLPLQHLRSRAKASPSAEETPVQPSDWPSLALLTLLGGVVGPLCLVLGLERLSPATGSLLLNLESLFTLIVAVLIGREHLGRRGFVAAALTLAGALILSGGHLDGGSLGGVVLIALACLAWGLDNNLSQALSLRDPLQISCIKALGASIPLLVMSAVFQQSFPPMRSSLALLVIGALGYGISIWLDLIALRQLGAAREAVLFATAPFVGAVFAVAVLGSALSSTLVLAAALMAGGVILLIGEHHSHRHHHAAMHHNHRHQHSLEDPDPHHHHQHPEGAPLWHAHEHAHEAMEHTHPHVSDLHHRHGHKPSEPPQA